The region TTCTCGTGATGCTCAAGGTAGTGTGAGTTAATTTTGTTGATCCCTTTTAATCCAAGGTAAACAAGTGAGAACATTATTATTAGGGTAACTAGTAGATAGACCGAGGAAACTATCAAAACTCCTAACCACCCAATTGTTGCTGCCTGAAAATAGTAAGCCTCAATTTCAATGCAAGGTGTAAGGAACATTGCAATGCTTAACGATAAAATAATCGCAAAATGCGATTTTTTATTTTTAAGTTTCTGCTCATTTACCTCAAAGTGATGATGATGGTGATGCGATGATCTTAAATCAATTACGAAGTAGATTATTCCTATTATTATTAATATGAGCGGGGCTGCAATTTTCGTGATGTAACTATAGTTTTGGGATAGTTTTATACCCACAAATCCAACTATTATCCCAATAAATATGGTGCTTAGCGTGTGTGAGAATCCTGTAATAAAGGTTGCAAAAAGAGTTTCCCTATTTGTCCACCTTTCGGTTTTTGAAATTGCAATTAACGGAATCCAATGATTTGGGATTAAGGCGTGTATAATGCTTAAAATCAGGCTTCCTATTAATATTTGTTCCATGCGGTTTTGGGTTGTCTATTAAAGATGTGTTGGCAAATATAGCGATCATTCAATATTCCAGCAATATATTGACATTCCATTGATTGATAGAAATTGCTATATTTGAAATAAATTAAATATGACAGAACAAGACCTAACGATTAAGATCGTTGATTTTTTTGAGAAAAAGATTTTTGAACCACATGTAAACTCATCTTTAAAAAAGAATTCAAAACTAAAATCTTATAAAATCAATCCAATAGTTGCTAAGTATTTATCGAAAGTTTTGGATGATAAATATAGCCCCGAAGGAATTGCGATGGCTCTTTACTATCCTAGAGTTTTGGGAACTTCAATTAATACTTCTTTTGGGACGCAAATTCAAAATATGTTTATTGAGCTAAATATTGCTCAAGGCTCTCTAATTAAGGGAATGGATATTGAGTTTGTTGATAAAATAGACAAACGGAATAAATGGTGTCAATTGAAAGCTGGTCCAAATACTATTAATTCTGAGGATGTTAAACCTTTAATCAAGAAATTTACCGATACAATTAATTTGGCAAGAACCAATAAAGCTTTAGCAGGTATTAGCAATACTGATTTCGTTGTAGGTGTGCTTTACGGCGAACCTTCGGAACTGAGCATGCATTACAAAAAAATTGATAAAACGCATCCAGTGCTTGTTGGCAAAGATTTTTGGCATAGAATTACAGGTTTTCCTGATTTTTACGATCACCTAGTGGTTGCACTACATGAATGCATCAATAATTTTGATACTAAAGATTTCTTTAAAAAAGGCTGTGATGATTTGGCTAAAGAAATAAGAAAATCACCCTTATTTCATTTTTAGCTGTTGATAATATTTATTTAAAAACTTTACGATTGAGTATCCCACTTCTCTTCCTAAATTAACAGGAACAGCATTTCCTATTTGCTTGTATTGCTGCGCAATAGAACCAGTGAATTTCCAATCATCGGGAAATGTTTGAATTCGAGCGTATTCACGAACCGTAAAAGGGCGTGTTTCTTCTGGGTGACATCTTTCTGTTTGCTTTTGAGCAGGACTACATGTTAATGTCAAACAGGGTTCATCCCATCCTATTCGGCGAGCCATTCCTGTTTTTCCACCACCTAAATAAAAGCTCCCACCCATGTATTCTTTTTGGATATCTTCCGGTAAATCCCGCCAATAACCTTTTTGTGGGACTAAATCCAGTACATCCCTTTTACTTTTTGGGTACTTCGCCCCATCTGATTTAGGAACATCTGAATCGTATAATTGCCCTTTTTTTAAAGCATCCTCTAAATTATAGATATTTCTGTATGGTTTAGGGTATTCGTACTTTATATCAATGTCTTTTCGAACACCAACCAGAATAATGCGTTCCCTTTTTTGGGGTACTTTAAAATTTATTGCTTTAAGAATTTTAATTGGTGTAACATTATACCCGATTTCGTCTAAAATAGAAATCATTCCTTGTAATGTTTTTCCGCCCTCGTGACTTAATAAACCTCTAACATTCTCCCCAATACAAATTGGAGGATTTACCTCCTTAACAACTCGTGCAAATTCATAGAATAAAGTTCCTCTGGCATCATTTAGCCCGAGTTTTTTACCAGCATAGCTGAATGCTTGGCATGGAAATCCACCTGTAACAACATCGATTTTATTATGATATTCAGAAAAATCAAATGAGCGAACATCACCTTCAAGTACTTTCCAATTGGGGCGGTTCTTTCGAAGTGTCTCACAAGCCCATTTATCAATCTCGTTTAATGCAGAACATTTTAATCCCGCCTTTTCCAATCCCACAGCCAAGCCGCCAGCACCCGCAAATAATTCTATCACAGAATATGAGTTCTGAGGTTCGGTAAAGTTGTCGTCAACTTCTTGAGTTTTAATATTTAAAATTTCACCGAAGAGTTTTTCTACATCCAATCTTTTATATACTCTATAATTGTTAATTGGCTCCCGTACGGCAGGTAATATACCCTCACGATCCCATCTTCTCAACGTTTCTTTGCTTTTTCCAATAAGTTCTGAAGCTTCTGACAATGTTAAGTATTCACCCATAACCATACTATATAACCTTACACAATGGTTACAAATATATTGTGGTTTTATCGTTTTCTACTTACCGTTTCATCTATATTTATTAACACTTTAACAACCCGTCTCATTTAGGTTTTGTGGTATTTGTTAGCTTAGAACAAAACTCGCTGAGATTATTTATTCAATGTGTTGGAAACTTAACCTTTTAAAAGGAAACCCCTTCCACAAAATACTTTTGGAAACAAACTGGCTGAAAAAAGAAGTAATTCCCAAAGGTTTGGAAAGAATCTGGCGAAAAAAAGGGAGTTTCAAAATATTTTGGAAAGAATCTGGCGAAAAAAAAGTAAGTCCCAAACATTTTGGAAACAGGCTAATTCTCCCAGAGGTGCTTCTAAACCTTTTGGAAACAAGCTGACGGAAAAATAAGTCCTCCCAAACCTTTTAGAAACAAACTGGTGAAAAAAAAGTAATTCCCAAACATTTTGGAAACTGTTTAATTCTCCCAAAACTACTTCTAAATCGTTTGGAAACGATCCGGTGGAAAAAAAGTAATTCCAAAAATTTTTAGAAACGAACTGGCGAAGAAAAAATAACTTCCAAAACTTTTGGAAACAAGCTGGCGGAAAAAGAACCTCCTTCCAAAACTTTTGGAAAAAAGCTGGTGGAAAAAAAGTAATTCCCAAACATTTTGGAAACAGGTTAATTCTCCCAGATGTACTTTTAATCCGTTTGGAAACGATCTGGTGGAAAAAGAACCTCAGCCCAAACCGTTTAGAAACTAGTTGGCTGAAAAAGAAGTAATTTCCAAAAGGCTTTCTAAATATGCAGGCAAAGCCTGCAAGAATAAACTGACGCAGGTGCGCTTTGCTAATCTACGCCAAACCGATTGATTATTACTATTTATTTATAACCTTGGGCTAACAGGGTGTGTTGTTTATTTGTTATGGTTCAAAATTATCAGATTTATCTCTATTACAACCAACGCACGTAATTCTTAAGTTATGTTCTTCTGTGCTTCCTCCTTTTGAAAGTGGAATAATATGATCGAATTCAATTTCGTCGTCCTTTAGTACTTTTCCGCAAATTTGACATTGATTGTTATCTTTTCGCACGACTTTAAGCATAATATGTCTTGGTATATAACGTCCAATTCTTCTTCTCTCATTTGTTTCAGTGAATGGTTCGTTTACAAAAAACACAGGACACAAATGACCGAAAATTGAACATTTCTTCTCAATGTCTTCTGAGGTGTTTCTTTCAGGATAATCTTCAGGTTTAAAGTCTCTGACTTCTTTTTCAAAATATTTTGTCCTTTCCTTGTCGTATGTCCCTTTCTCAAGTTGTAATTTAATAAAATTTATGTTCTCAATTGCCTCTTCTCGTATCATTGATAAAAGCGGAAAATCCTCTACAAGCGCACCATAAGGACAATACTTCAATTCCCAACAAGGTTTACATACATTTTTTGTTCTAATTGCCCAATCTTCTCTGACTTTTTCATCAGAAGTGTCTTGGTCAAAACCAAGTAATTTTTTGATAAGTGGGTTCATTTCGTCAAGTTAAATGACATACAACTATTCGTTTAACCCCCTAATTGATCGATTTAAGAAATCAACCAACGGTTTCATCTCTTTGAATACTACGAGGGTGTTCTTAAGGAGATTTTTATCCGTAATATCCTTCTCGCTTAGGCTATGGTATGGGGTTATATGCTTAAACTTGAAATATTCAGCCACTGGTGAATCTTTATCGAAACCTTGTGGTACTCGCTTTAACTTTTCTTCATCAAAAAACTGATAGGTTTCTTTAAATTTTTTGTTGTTTACAATTGCTAAAAACTCATCCGCATAAAGATCTATGTCCTCACGAATCCGCTTCATAACATCAGGTGCTGCCATATATATTCCGCCCGATGCGAACGAACTTTCAGTATCTAAATGAAAATAGTAACCAGCATACGGGCTTTTCCTACCTCCTCTTGCGATGTATGCACCGAAATTTGTCTTGTACGGGGCTTTATTTGCCGAAAATCGAACATCGCGATATACCCTAAAAATACAATCCTTAGGATCAATCGATCCCACAAAATCATCAAACTCATTAATTCCAAGGATTAGGGAATTGGTAAACTCTTTGAATTCTTCCGCCGATTTTTGAAACCAATCCTTATTGGCATTGAACCAATCGCGATCGTTATTAGCTTTAAGGGCTACCAGAAAATCTAATGCTGATTTCATTTCTTTTTTTTCTCAAATTTACACGAATAATTCTTTCTCCGTAACCACTCAGGTTTATATTTTAGCAAACATTTTCTTTGAAAGTAAGGATTACAAGTTAAGGTAATCATTAAAACTTAATTTCGCTGAACCCCTGTATGGTTCGCGCAAAGGCGCAGAGTGCGCTAAGGGAGAAAAAACCTTTGGTTTTTTCTCTTTGCGAACAGATGTAGGTTCAATTTGGTACAATTTAACCATTGTCTTTCAATTGATTTTAAGTTTGCTACACATCTATCCTATTTTCTTTGCGCCTTAACGACTTTGCGTGAGATTATTTATAGTTGTGTTTTAAATCATTTCATTAAAAAACATCTTATAACCATGTTCTACCTATCTTTGATTCTTAATTTGCATAATTCTTTTCAAAAGTAAACCAAACGCATTACAGAGTATCAAACTCAAACTTTATCAATCTTACACACAATATGAATCGATTTGTATATATAATTCTCATTGCAATTGCAGGTTTTTCCTTTGTGTCATGCGGGAAAAAGAAGGTAAATGAACCCAGTAAAGGGCAAAGTGGACGAGGTCAAATAAAAGTAGATGCCATTATTACCAAACCTACTTTACTTACGAATCAAATTACCATTTCTGGGTCATTATTGGCCTTTGAGGAGGTTGCCTTGATGAGCGAAATGGCAGGAAGGGTTGTTCAAATCAATTTACCCGAAGGGAGGTTAGTTCGAAAGGGAACTCTACTTGTCCAACTTTATAATGATGACCTCCAAGCCAATCTTAAAAAATTACAGGCACAGCTTGAGGTTCAGGAAAAAATATACCAAAGACAATCAGATCTATTAAAAGTAGATGGTATTAGCCAATCCGATTTTGATCAAACCTCTTTGGATGTTAACACGATAAAGGCTGGGATTGAAGTTCAACAAACCCTAATTCGAAAATCACAGATTTTGGCTCCTTTCGATGGAATTATCGGGCTACGTAATATAAGCGTTGGGGCTCAAATCACCCCTTCAACTCAAATAGCAACAATCCGAATGGAGGATAAGCTAAAATTAGATTTTAGCGTTCCCGAGAAATATAGTAGCGAAATAAAACCCGGATTGAATGTGAAGTTTACTATTTATGGGAAAGATACCGAATACGATGCAACAGTAATAGCAACCGAGGGCGGAATTGATGCAGCCACTCGAAATATTAAAGTTAGGGCATTAGTTAACAGTAAGCCTGAAGAATTAGTACCCGGCGGGTTTACGAACGTACAACTCACCCTTGGTGAAAATAAAAATGCAATTCTTATTCCTACCCAAGCCATTATTCCTCAGGAAAGGAATAAAAGTGTAATAGTTTCGAAAAATGGAAAGGCTCATTTTGTAATGGTTAAAACCGGGGTAAGAAAAGAGTCAAAGGTTGAAATTACCGATGGAATCAACATGGGTGATACGATTGTAACCAATGGTCTTCTGTTTTTGAAAGAGGGTGTCAAACTATCATTTTCAAATGTAAAAAACTGATACCTATGATTATTTCAGATCTTGCATTGAAACGCCCTGTAGGCTCTATTGTATTGAGTCTCATGATTATACTTCTAGGAGTAGTCGGTTTATCGTTTCTTGGAGTACGTTTATATCCAGCAATTGACCCGCCAATAATAACTGTTCAAACATCATATACAGGAGCTAATTCCGAAATAATTGAGTCGCAAATTACCGAACCTTTAGAAAAATCAATTAATGGGATTGAAGGGGTTAAATCAATATCATCATCATCATCAGTTGGTTCTAGCAATATAACCGTTGAATTTAACCTTGATGCCGATTTGGAAAAGGCCGCAAATGATGTTCGCGATAAAGTTTCGCAAGCAGCGAGAAGTCTTCCCCAAGACCTTGACGCACTCCCTACGGTTACCAAGTCTGATGCGAATGGAGATCCAATTATTTTCCTTATTGTTCGAAGCACATCAATGAATTCCCTTGAACTAAGCGACTATGCGGAAAATATTCTGATGGAAAAATTTCAAACCATTCCGGGGATTAGCTCAGTAAGTATTTACGGTCAACAAAAACCTGCGATGCGTTTATGGTTAGATCCCTTGAAGATGGCTGCAAGAGGCATCACTGCATCGGATATAAACTCCGCTCTAATTAAGGAAAATGTTGAAATGCCAGGGGGAAAGATAAGAGGTTATGGAACTGAACTTATTGTAAAAACCTATGGAAGGTTAACAACTGAGGAAGATTTTAACAACCTTATAATTAGACAAAATAATAATCAGGTAATTCGATTTAGAGATATTGGTGAAGCCGTGTTGGGTCCTCAAAATGAGGAATCCGCTGCTAGTATTAACGGGGCAACAGGTTTATCAATGGTTTTAATTCCACTACCCGGAGCAAACAGCATTGAGATTTCAGATGAGTTTTATAAACGTTTGGAACAGATTAAAAAATTCCTGCCAGAAGGCGTTCGCCTTGATGTGGGGCGTGACAGGTCAATATTCGTTCGACAATCAGTTCGTGACGTAATAGAAACATTGGCTATTGCAATATCACTTGTTGTACTAATCATTTTCCTGTTTTTCAGAAATTGGGTAATCGCATTACGACCGCTAATTGATATTCCTGTTTCGCTCATTGGAACATTTTTCGTAATGTATCTTCTGGGTTATTCTGTCAATGTGCTAACACTACTAGGAATTGTCCTAGCCACGGGGCTAGTAGTTGACGATGGTATTGTGGTGACCGAAAATATCTTTAAGCGAATTGAACGGGGTATGGATAAAATGCAAGCTGCTATTGAAGGAACTCGTGAAATATTCTTTGCCGTTATCTCAACATCAATAACACTGGCTATTGTTTTTATTCCTGTTGTATTCCTACAAGGTTTTACGGGAAGATTGTTCAGAGAATTTGGTATTGTAGTTGCATCGGCAGTGCTAATCTCTGCCTTGGTATCACTTACTCTTACTCCCGTACTTAACGTTTTTCTTGGAGGCTCAGCGTCACACCACTCTCGATTCTATTTGGCCACCGAAGACTTTTATGTGGGTTTAGAAAATGGATATCGCAGAATACTTAGTTATTTTATTGCGAAAAAGTGGATCTCTTTTGCAATTTTGGGGGCTTGTATTTTATTGATTTTTATAATTTCCAAGCAGTTAAAATCTGAACTTGCACCTCTTGAAGACCATAGTTTTATTCGAACTTCTTTAACAGCTCCAGAGGGAACCGAATTTAATGCAATGCAAAAAATCATTGATAAGGTTGCAAAAAAACAGATCGATTCAATACCCGAAGCTAATTTTATTCTTGCTCGATACGGAGGTGGTATGGGAAGCTCAGGAGCAAATACAGGAAACGTTATGACATTTCTCTTGGATCCCAGCGAACGTAAGGCTTCGCAACAACAAATATATGATAGGTTAACAAAAATGTATCGGTCAATTCCCGATGCAAGAATTATTTCCAGTCAGGAGGCAACTATAACAGCTGCATCATCAGGTGGGCTGCCAGTTCAGTTTGTACTGCAAAATCTAAATTTCAATAAGATTCGAGAGGTACTACCCAAGTTCTTAGATGAGGCTCAAAGTAGTCCGATTTTCAGTAGTGTTGATGTAAACCTAAAGTTTAATAAACCTGAAATAAACATTACTGTTGATCGACTGAAAGCCACAAGTCTTGGCGTAAGCGAAAGAGATGTTTCCGATGCATTAAATTTAGCATTAAGCGGTGGTCGATATGGTTATTTTTTGAAAAACAACAAACAATATTTTATTATTGGACAGGTTGATAGGGAAAACAGAAACAAACCGGCCGATATTTCATCGCTTTATGTGCGAAACAATGTTGGTACAATGATTCAGCTAGACAATCTGGTAACAATAGTGGAGAATAGCAATCCACCTACATTATATCATTTTAACAGGTATAAATCTGCTAATGTTTCTGCAAACCTTGCTCCAGGAAAAACCGTAGGGGAAGGTATTGAGGAGATGCGAAAAATTGCTGCAAAACTGCTTGATGATTCTTTTAGTACAGATCTTGCAGGCCCCTCTAGAGATTTTGCCGAAAGCAACTCGAATATTTCATTTGCACTAATATTGGCATTATTGCTTATCTATTTAATTCTTGCGGCTCAATTTGAAAGTTTCCGTGATCCTTTTATTATTATGCTCACAGTACCTATGGCAATAACAGGCGCAATGCTTTCGCTTTGGATTTTTGGACAAACCTTAAATATTTTTTCCCAAATCGGGATGATTCTACTTATTGGAATTGTTACCAAAAACGGGATTCTAATTGTAGAGTTTGCAAACCAGAAATGTAAGAGCGGGTTGGGCAAAAAAGATGCTGCATTTGAAGCTGCCTCTGCTCGTTTTCGACCTATTGTGATGACCTCGTTGGCAACAACCTTTGGTGCGCTTCCAATTGCTTTGGCTATCGGTGCTGGTGCATCAAGCCGTGTTTCGCTTGGTATTGTTGTGGTAGGGGGTTTACTCTTTGCCTTAGTACTAACCCTATTTGTTATTCCGGTTATGTATATATTATTTTCAAGTAAAAAATAATCGCATCTACCTGATTAATAAATATTAATGTTGATATAAATGAAATCATTTTTCGTTCTTATATTCCTAACTATTTTTTCAATTGCTGATGCCCAAACCATAATGACCGTGGAGGATGCATTAAATATTGCCTTGAAAAATAATTACGGAATTCTTGTAGCCCATAATGATGCTGCAGTTTCAAGGGCAAATAATACACTTGGCAATGCTGGCATGATGCCAAATGTCTCTTTCACAGGAAGCAGCAATTTTGCACCAAACAATGCAAAATCGTATAAAACACTCAGTTCAGGGATTGAACTATCGTGGATGCTATTTGATGGTGGCAAAATGTTTGTTACAAAGAGTAAATTAAGTGAAATTCAATCTCTAGGCGAGATTCAGTTTAAGGAAAAAGTATTACAAACTCAATATAGCGTTGTTTCCGCTTATTTTGATGTTGTAAGACAAAAGCAGCAGCTAAATTCAATAAACGAAATAATAGATTACAACAAGACGCTCGTTAAGATTCTACAAACCTCTTTCGATGGCGGCTCTGCCCGAAAATCCAGTTTGCTTCAGGCAAAAATTGATTTGAATGTTTACACTGAAAACGCAATCAACCAACAGTTTACAATTGATGCAGCAAAAAAGTATTTAAATGAGCTGCTCGCTGTAAGTCCTGATTCTTTATTTGAGGTCTCAGATTCTATTCCAATCAACTTTTCGTTCAGCAAAGATGAACTGATCCAAAAGTTAAACTCAACGAATACTAGCATATTATCGTTTCAGAAACAAATGGATATTGCCAAATTGGGTTTAAAAGAATTCAACAAATCACGTTTCCCTCAAATCAATTTTAGAGCAGGATACTACATGTCGCAAATCGATAATTCATCGAGTAATTATGGCCCTCAATTTGGTGGATCGATTTCAATACCACTGTATCAATCAGGAAAAATTCGCAGACAAGTTTCAATAGCAAAACTTGATGTTCAATCGGCAGAATATGATCTTGAGAACATCAAACACCAAGTTAAAAACGACCTGTTGAACGCAATTACTCAATTCGAGAATCAGCAACGTTTACAAGCAATTGAAAAGGAAAATAATGCGCTAACCAAAGAAAATCTTGAAATAAGTTTACAAAGGATGAAACTAGGCGAAACAACCACATTGGAGGTTCACCAAGCCCAAGAAAACTACGTTCAATCCTGCACAAGACTTACTAACTTTGAGTACAATCTTAAAATTGCTGAAACAAAACTAAAGCAACTTTTGTCTTTGATGTAATTTTATGAAATTACAATCGTGTGACTCAGTGTTGTGCTAAAGATCATAAATAGAAGCGGGTATTTTCCCGCTTTTACTATTTTTATAAAAATTTTTGAGTTCGATCTTTATGGTATTCAGCAGCATTGTTTTCTTGCTTTACTTCCTGCCAGCATTTTTAATTACTTACTACGCTGTTAGCCAGAAATATAAAAACATTGTAATTCTTCTATTCAGCATTATATTTTATAACTGGGGTGCTCCAAAGTTTATTTTTGTAATCCTCGGTACAACATTTCTCGATTTCCATTTAGTAAAATGGATGTCACAAACCAAAAACACCCTTCACCGAAGGTTGATGCTCACTCTCTCTGTTTCTGTCAATCTCGGTCTTCTATTTTACTTCAAGTACTCAAACTTTTTTATCGAGAATTTTAACACTCTTCTCTCATCCTTTGGTGTTAATGCAATTCAATGGACAAAATTAGTTCTACCCATTGGGATATCCTTTTATACATTTGAAACAATTACCTATGTTGTTGATGTCTACAGGAGAGTTCACAAACCCTTGGATAATTTCTGGGATTATCAACTCTATATCATTCTATTTCCAAAGCTAATTGCTGGGCCAATTATTCGCTACCATGATTTAGCCGATCAAATTACGGATCGCTCTCAGAACGATACTATAGATAATAGATTAACAGGATTTTATCGCTTTGCCATTGGCCTAGCAAAAAAGGTTTTAATAGCTAATCATCTTGGTCAACAGGCTGATGCAATATTCTCGATGAACTATAGCGGAATGGGTACCTACACGGCATGGGTGGGAATTCTTGCCTACACGTTTCAAATATATTTTGATTTCTCGGGTTACTCCGATATGGCTATTGGCCTAGGTAAAATGATTGGTTTTAGGTTTCTCGAAAATTTTAATAATCCCTACATATCACAAAGTATAACTGAATTTTGGAGGCGTTGGCATATATCATTGGGAAACTGGATGCGAAGCTATCTATATATACCATTGGGGGGAAATAGGGTAAGCAAGTTTCGTTTATATTTTAACCTTTGGCTGGTTTTTCTTGCCTCGGGTTTCTGGCACGGAGCATCGTGGAGTTTCGTACTATGGGGCGCTTATCACGGATTATTTTTAGTGCTTGAACGGGGATTCTTGCTAAAATTCTATCATACAATAGGCAAACTTCCAAGCACCATCATTACATTTCTAATAGTTGTAGTTGGGTGGGTGTTCTTCAGAATCGAAAAAATTGCCGATGCCTTTACCTATGTTAAACGAATGTTTGCCTTCAATTTTAATACCATACCGTCCTTTGGTTATGAGTTTTACACCTATTTCGGTATCGCAGTAATCTTCGCTTTCTTTGCTTACTCTAAATCTGGTCAAACCATTCAGGATAAAGTTTATATTGAAACCTATAATCTCAAGCAACATGTTGTAGTATCAACATTATCAATTGTTTTGCTTCTTATTTCAATTAGTTTAATAACAGCATTCGGGTTCAACCCATTTATATATTTTAGGTTTTAGCAATGAAAAGAGCTTCGAAAAAATTACGTGTGATATTGCTTCTTCTAGCTATTCTTGCTTTTCTGATATTTATTCTTCAGGGTAGTTATAAAATCATTTCTATCAAACCTTTGTGGGGAAGTGTTATACTTGCTGACAAAGGAAATCTTACTATTAAAAATTGGTTCGATGGGGATTATCAACAGCAAGAAGAAAAGTACTTAAATGACAACTTTGGTTTCAGAAGTTTCTTTGTCAGAATGAATAATCAAATTGAATTCAGCCTATTTGATAAAGCCAAAGCCAACGGGGTTATTATTGGTAAAGACATGTATTTATATGAGGAAAACTATATAAGGGCATATAACGGAACCGATTTTATTGGTGTTGATAGCATAAGACATCGGTTACAGAAAGTTAAGATTTTACAGGATACCCTTTCAAAATATAACAAGGATGTAATAGTTGTATTTGCTGCAGGAAAAGGCTCCTTCTACCCTGAATTTTTTCCAGATAACTACAAAGTTCCAAGAGGAACAACAAACTATGAGTACTATATAAAAGAGGCAAAGGATCTTGGGCTGAATTATATCGACTTTAATAAATTTTTTGTTGATAATAAATTTACATCAAAATATAAACTTTACCCAAAGCAAGGTATTCATTGGAGTTTTTACGGGATGTGCATTGCCTCCGATTCAATCATTAAATATATTGAATTCAAAAGAAAAATCGATATGCCTAATATCTACTGGAATGATATTGAAATTGATTACACCCGAAAGGATGATTACGATATAGGCAATGGGCTCAACTTGCTTTTTAAGCTAAAAAGAGAAAAGATGGGATATCCCAAAGTGCTAATAGAATCAGATTCAGGTAAAATTAAACCATCGGTGCTGGTTGTTAGCGATAGCTTTTACTGGGGGCTATATAACCTTGGAATATGGAAAACTTTCTCAAGCAACCATTTTTGGTTTTATAATCAACAGATATATTCGCCTGTTTTGTGTGAAACCATGGAGGTTTCGCAAGTAAACCTACGAAACGAGATTATGAATCATGATGTAATCATAATACTTGCAACCGAAGCAACATTGCCGAATCTGGGTTGGGGGTTTATTGAAAGTGCTTATAACGAGATTAAAACCTCTAAACTATCTCGCAATTAATAATCCTGTTGTTGTTTTGCTTTTTTACATTTTAGGAAGTCAAGATTTACTACAAAATATTTATAATGTTAATTATATTTATCAAATATACCTATATTTGTAATATATAATTTACGTTATGAAAACAAAGAATCAAATTCTACTTCCAAAAGTGCAGAAATCCATCACATCTTTAGGTGAGAATATAAAACTTGCACGGTTGAGAAGAAAATATAGCACGGAACAAGTTGCTGAAAGGGCAAATATAAGCAGACCTACCCTCCTATCAATTGAAAAAGGACATCCGAGAGTAAGTATTGGTGCAATCGTAAGCGTTCTTTTTGTGCTTGGTCTTGAAAACGATATACTAGAAGTTGCAAAAGATGACAAGCTAGGAAGAAGGCT is a window of Bacteroidales bacterium DNA encoding:
- a CDS encoding TolC family protein, with the protein product MKSFFVLIFLTIFSIADAQTIMTVEDALNIALKNNYGILVAHNDAAVSRANNTLGNAGMMPNVSFTGSSNFAPNNAKSYKTLSSGIELSWMLFDGGKMFVTKSKLSEIQSLGEIQFKEKVLQTQYSVVSAYFDVVRQKQQLNSINEIIDYNKTLVKILQTSFDGGSARKSSLLQAKIDLNVYTENAINQQFTIDAAKKYLNELLAVSPDSLFEVSDSIPINFSFSKDELIQKLNSTNTSILSFQKQMDIAKLGLKEFNKSRFPQINFRAGYYMSQIDNSSSNYGPQFGGSISIPLYQSGKIRRQVSIAKLDVQSAEYDLENIKHQVKNDLLNAITQFENQQRLQAIEKENNALTKENLEISLQRMKLGETTTLEVHQAQENYVQSCTRLTNFEYNLKIAETKLKQLLSLM
- a CDS encoding helix-turn-helix transcriptional regulator is translated as MKTKNQILLPKVQKSITSLGENIKLARLRRKYSTEQVAERANISRPTLLSIEKGHPRVSIGAIVSVLFVLGLENDILEVAKDDKLGRRLQDANLIVKERAPKKVKEKLTDNTDE
- a CDS encoding MBOAT family protein; protein product: MVFSSIVFLLYFLPAFLITYYAVSQKYKNIVILLFSIIFYNWGAPKFIFVILGTTFLDFHLVKWMSQTKNTLHRRLMLTLSVSVNLGLLFYFKYSNFFIENFNTLLSSFGVNAIQWTKLVLPIGISFYTFETITYVVDVYRRVHKPLDNFWDYQLYIILFPKLIAGPIIRYHDLADQITDRSQNDTIDNRLTGFYRFAIGLAKKVLIANHLGQQADAIFSMNYSGMGTYTAWVGILAYTFQIYFDFSGYSDMAIGLGKMIGFRFLENFNNPYISQSITEFWRRWHISLGNWMRSYLYIPLGGNRVSKFRLYFNLWLVFLASGFWHGASWSFVLWGAYHGLFLVLERGFLLKFYHTIGKLPSTIITFLIVVVGWVFFRIEKIADAFTYVKRMFAFNFNTIPSFGYEFYTYFGIAVIFAFFAYSKSGQTIQDKVYIETYNLKQHVVVSTLSIVLLLISISLITAFGFNPFIYFRF
- a CDS encoding efflux RND transporter permease subunit codes for the protein MIISDLALKRPVGSIVLSLMIILLGVVGLSFLGVRLYPAIDPPIITVQTSYTGANSEIIESQITEPLEKSINGIEGVKSISSSSSVGSSNITVEFNLDADLEKAANDVRDKVSQAARSLPQDLDALPTVTKSDANGDPIIFLIVRSTSMNSLELSDYAENILMEKFQTIPGISSVSIYGQQKPAMRLWLDPLKMAARGITASDINSALIKENVEMPGGKIRGYGTELIVKTYGRLTTEEDFNNLIIRQNNNQVIRFRDIGEAVLGPQNEESAASINGATGLSMVLIPLPGANSIEISDEFYKRLEQIKKFLPEGVRLDVGRDRSIFVRQSVRDVIETLAIAISLVVLIIFLFFRNWVIALRPLIDIPVSLIGTFFVMYLLGYSVNVLTLLGIVLATGLVVDDGIVVTENIFKRIERGMDKMQAAIEGTREIFFAVISTSITLAIVFIPVVFLQGFTGRLFREFGIVVASAVLISALVSLTLTPVLNVFLGGSASHHSRFYLATEDFYVGLENGYRRILSYFIAKKWISFAILGACILLIFIISKQLKSELAPLEDHSFIRTSLTAPEGTEFNAMQKIIDKVAKKQIDSIPEANFILARYGGGMGSSGANTGNVMTFLLDPSERKASQQQIYDRLTKMYRSIPDARIISSQEATITAASSGGLPVQFVLQNLNFNKIREVLPKFLDEAQSSPIFSSVDVNLKFNKPEINITVDRLKATSLGVSERDVSDALNLALSGGRYGYFLKNNKQYFIIGQVDRENRNKPADISSLYVRNNVGTMIQLDNLVTIVENSNPPTLYHFNRYKSANVSANLAPGKTVGEGIEEMRKIAAKLLDDSFSTDLAGPSRDFAESNSNISFALILALLLIYLILAAQFESFRDPFIIMLTVPMAITGAMLSLWIFGQTLNIFSQIGMILLIGIVTKNGILIVEFANQKCKSGLGKKDAAFEAASARFRPIVMTSLATTFGALPIALAIGAGASSRVSLGIVVVGGLLFALVLTLFVIPVMYILFSSKK